Proteins encoded together in one Lachnospiraceae bacterium JLR.KK008 window:
- the hpt gene encoding hypoxanthine phosphoribosyltransferase yields MAEKIRVLLTEKEVDEKIQEIGEQISRDYAGKQVHLVCVLKGGSFFMCELAKRITIPVSLDFMSVSSYGSATKSSGVVKIVKDLDEPLKDKEVIIIEDIVDSGRTLSYLIEMLRDRGPKSLALCTLLDKPERRVVDVHVDYTGFQIPDEFVVGYGLDYDQKYRNLPYIGIVELD; encoded by the coding sequence ATGGCGGAAAAGATCAGAGTACTGTTGACAGAGAAAGAAGTTGATGAAAAGATCCAGGAGATCGGGGAGCAGATCAGCCGGGATTATGCGGGGAAGCAGGTGCATCTCGTGTGTGTTTTAAAAGGCGGGAGCTTTTTTATGTGTGAGCTGGCCAAAAGGATCACGATACCGGTATCTCTTGACTTTATGTCGGTTTCCAGCTATGGCAGTGCGACGAAATCCAGCGGTGTTGTCAAGATTGTCAAAGATCTGGATGAGCCATTGAAAGATAAGGAAGTCATAATTATAGAAGATATTGTAGATTCCGGCAGGACACTCAGTTATCTGATTGAAATGCTCAGAGACCGGGGACCGAAAAGTCTTGCACTGTGCACGCTGCTCGATAAGCCGGAACGCAGGGTGGTGGATGTTCACGTAGACTATACCGGATTCCAGATCCCGGATGAATTTGTAGTGGGGTATGGACTGGATTATGATCAAAAATACAGGAATCTTCCATACATTGGTATTGTAGAATTAGATTGA
- the ftsH gene encoding ATP-dependent zinc metalloprotease FtsH yields the protein MNKNSRSLNTYFIVILILLGLTFFISTLNEKQDVYTKAELTADLENGRVTHVEIQPNKETPTGAVKVALSDGSVRVAYVSDVKEIERLLSENGINPIMRDVPKESWFMTYMLPMLVVLIIGVFFFVMMNSQNSGGNGKMMNFGKSRAKLSMGEGTITLKDVAGLKEEKEELEEIIEFLREPAKFTKVGARIPKGVLLEGPPGTGKTLLAKAIAGEANVPFFSISGSDFVEMFVGVGASRVRDLFLNAKRNAPCIVFIDEIDAVARRRGTGMGGGHDEREQTLNQLLVEMDGFGVNEGIIVLAATNRVDILDPAILRPGRFDRKITVSSPDVGGREDILKVHAKNKPLADDVDLKQIAQTTAGFTGADLENLLNESAIVAAKNNRGFVKQDDIKKAFIKVGIGSEKKSRIISDKEKKITAFHEAGHAILFHVLPDVGPVYTVSIIPTGIGAAGYTMPLPEKDEVFMTKGRMIQEIMVSLGGRIAEEMIFGDITTGASSDIKKATKVARKMVTRFGMSERIGLINYDDDDDEVFIGRDLAHTRSHSEVVANEIDVEVKRIIDECYAKAKQIIEEHNEILHRCADLLIEKEKISRTEFEQLFA from the coding sequence TTGAACAAAAACAGCAGAAGTCTGAATACTTATTTTATTGTCATACTGATTCTTTTGGGATTGACTTTTTTTATTAGTACGCTGAATGAAAAGCAGGACGTTTATACAAAAGCGGAGCTGACAGCAGACCTGGAAAACGGGCGGGTCACGCATGTGGAAATACAGCCAAATAAAGAGACGCCCACAGGTGCAGTAAAAGTAGCTTTATCAGACGGCAGCGTGAGAGTGGCATATGTGTCTGATGTTAAAGAGATCGAGCGTTTGTTGTCTGAGAACGGAATCAACCCGATTATGCGTGATGTTCCGAAAGAAAGCTGGTTTATGACTTACATGCTGCCAATGTTGGTAGTGCTGATTATCGGCGTCTTTTTCTTTGTGATGATGAATTCACAAAATTCAGGTGGCAACGGGAAAATGATGAATTTCGGCAAGAGCCGGGCAAAACTTTCCATGGGAGAGGGCACAATCACGCTGAAAGACGTTGCAGGTCTGAAAGAAGAAAAGGAAGAGCTGGAAGAAATTATAGAATTTTTACGGGAACCCGCTAAATTTACGAAGGTGGGCGCGAGGATACCGAAAGGCGTCTTGTTGGAGGGACCTCCGGGAACCGGTAAGACGTTGCTTGCAAAAGCCATAGCCGGGGAAGCCAATGTTCCCTTTTTCAGTATTTCAGGATCAGATTTTGTGGAGATGTTTGTAGGTGTGGGTGCATCCCGTGTCCGGGATCTGTTTTTAAACGCGAAGAGGAATGCTCCCTGTATCGTGTTTATCGATGAAATTGATGCTGTGGCAAGACGTCGGGGAACCGGTATGGGCGGCGGCCACGACGAGAGAGAACAGACGCTGAACCAGCTTCTTGTGGAGATGGATGGATTTGGAGTCAATGAAGGGATTATCGTCTTGGCAGCGACAAACAGAGTGGACATTCTTGACCCGGCGATCCTTCGTCCAGGCCGGTTTGACAGGAAAATCACGGTCAGCTCGCCTGATGTAGGCGGCAGGGAAGATATTCTGAAAGTACATGCCAAAAATAAACCCCTTGCAGATGATGTTGATTTGAAACAGATCGCGCAGACGACGGCAGGATTTACTGGGGCCGATCTGGAAAATCTGTTGAATGAGTCTGCGATTGTAGCTGCAAAAAATAACAGAGGTTTTGTCAAACAGGACGATATTAAAAAAGCATTTATTAAAGTCGGGATTGGTTCGGAAAAGAAAAGCCGTATCATTTCGGACAAGGAAAAGAAGATTACGGCGTTCCACGAGGCAGGTCACGCGATCTTGTTTCATGTGCTGCCGGATGTGGGGCCTGTGTATACAGTTTCTATTATTCCGACCGGTATTGGTGCGGCTGGCTATACGATGCCGCTTCCGGAAAAGGATGAGGTATTTATGACAAAAGGCCGGATGATCCAGGAGATTATGGTGAGCCTGGGTGGCAGGATCGCCGAGGAAATGATCTTTGGGGACATTACAACCGGCGCCTCCAGCGACATCAAGAAGGCCACAAAAGTTGCGAGAAAGATGGTGACCCGGTTTGGTATGTCGGAACGTATCGGTCTTATCAATTACGATGATGACGACGACGAAGTGTTTATCGGACGGGATCTGGCACATACAAGGAGTCACAGCGAAGTTGTCGCCAATGAGATTGATGTGGAGGTCAAGCGGATTATAGATGAATGCTATGCGAAAGCAAAACAAATCATCGAAGAGCATAATGAGATTCTGCACAGATGTGCAGACTTGCTGATCGAGAAAGAAAAGATCTCCAGAACCGAGTTTGAGCAGTTGTTTGCCTAG
- a CDS encoding alpha-amylase family glycosyl hydrolase yields MWFDEAVVYQIYPLGMCGAPLHNDGVEEHRILRVLDWVDHIKETGATCVLFNPLFESDAHGYDTRDYNKVDCRLGTKEDFQKVCDALHEAGLKIMLDGVFNHAGRGFWAFEDVREKKWDSAYKDWFHISFDGNTNYNDGFWYEAWEGCNELVKLNLHNPAVRDYLFDAVRNWVGDYDIDGLRLDVAYCLDLGFLEALRGLADSVKPDFVLMGETLHGDYNRWMNDHACHSVTNYECYKGLYSSFNTGNMHEISYSLNRQFGGEQWCLYTGKHLLSFLDNHDVSRIATILTDKNCIRPAYGMLFGMPGVPSVYYGSEWGVEGDKKNGDPSLRPAIEQPETNELTTWIKSLAEARTASKALCYGSYRNVMVQPKQLIFERKTEGERVLVAINADENTYHADFNAQSGRGWDLITGEMHDFGGGSDLPPYSCFFWKTE; encoded by the coding sequence ATGTGGTTTGATGAAGCAGTTGTATATCAGATATATCCTCTGGGAATGTGTGGCGCACCTCTGCACAATGATGGTGTAGAGGAACACCGCATCCTGCGCGTACTGGACTGGGTGGATCATATTAAGGAGACAGGCGCAACCTGCGTATTGTTTAATCCTTTGTTTGAAAGTGATGCACATGGTTATGATACGCGGGATTATAATAAAGTAGATTGTCGGCTTGGGACGAAAGAAGATTTTCAGAAAGTATGTGATGCACTGCATGAGGCAGGCCTGAAAATTATGCTGGACGGCGTGTTTAATCATGCCGGCAGAGGTTTCTGGGCGTTTGAGGATGTCAGGGAGAAAAAATGGGACAGCGCTTATAAAGACTGGTTTCATATTTCATTTGATGGAAATACCAATTATAATGATGGTTTTTGGTATGAGGCCTGGGAAGGGTGTAATGAACTGGTCAAATTAAATCTGCACAATCCGGCTGTCAGAGATTATTTATTTGATGCTGTACGAAACTGGGTCGGAGACTATGACATCGACGGGTTGAGACTGGATGTGGCATACTGTCTGGATCTGGGATTTTTGGAAGCTCTGCGGGGACTGGCAGACAGTGTGAAACCGGATTTTGTTCTGATGGGTGAGACCTTACATGGAGATTACAACAGATGGATGAATGATCATGCCTGCCATAGCGTAACGAACTATGAGTGCTATAAAGGGCTGTATTCCAGCTTTAATACGGGAAATATGCACGAGATTTCCTATAGTTTAAATCGCCAATTTGGCGGAGAACAGTGGTGCCTGTATACAGGGAAACATCTGCTCAGCTTTTTGGACAATCATGATGTGAGCCGGATCGCAACGATCCTCACAGATAAAAATTGTATTCGTCCGGCTTATGGTATGCTGTTTGGAATGCCTGGAGTGCCTTCCGTATATTATGGAAGTGAGTGGGGCGTGGAAGGAGACAAGAAAAATGGCGATCCTTCTCTGCGGCCTGCAATAGAGCAGCCGGAAACAAATGAACTAACGACATGGATCAAAAGTCTGGCGGAAGCCAGAACAGCCAGCAAAGCACTCTGCTATGGAAGTTATCGAAATGTGATGGTACAGCCAAAGCAGCTGATCTTTGAGCGGAAAACAGAAGGAGAGCGTGTGCTTGTGGCGATCAATGCAGATGAAAATACGTATCATGCAGATTTCAATGCACAGTCAGGACGAGGATGGGATCTGATCACCGGAGAAATGCACGATTTTGGCGGTGGCAGTGATTTACCTCCTTATTCTTGCTTTTTTTGGAAAACAGAGTAA
- the tilS gene encoding tRNA lysidine(34) synthetase TilS produces the protein MAFGKMRACRWVDFLFEIDYSYAMITKVENFIRDNHMLKSDDTVVAGISGGADSVCLLFVLLKIRERIPFQLLAVHINHKIRKEAEEDAAYVETLCRQWNCPYYYIEENVEEYARVQHISTEEAGRIVRYGAFADVLAGAGAPDGKIAVAHNQNDNAETVLFHLFRGTGIAGLSGIRAVRGNIIRPLLCATREEIEEFLGKNQIAYCIDKTNSEDTYTRNRIRHHIVSYAQKEICERAVSHIYETSIIAGEAETFIRESAGKALSGCAKYLQREIILDVAVFMREDPFLQKQMLLLAMEDVVGSRKNITAVHVSMLLQMFYRDGNASVQLPGGMAVYREYDKVRLTCGETVERADDQGDKKQLVIPGVTWYQGMAFEASLLSCEKSQIIPVKTYTKWFDYDKIIKSLMLRTRQTGDYLQAYANGGKKSLKAYYIEEKIPRAQRDHIPVLADGDHILWVVGQRISEYYKVDKETKTVLQIQVTGGTTDGGKDQSTVDRERS, from the coding sequence TTGGCATTTGGGAAAATGCGAGCCTGTAGATGGGTTGATTTTTTATTTGAAATTGATTATAGTTATGCTATGATCACAAAGGTGGAAAATTTTATCAGAGACAATCATATGTTGAAGTCGGACGATACGGTCGTGGCTGGCATTTCGGGAGGGGCAGATTCTGTCTGCCTTCTCTTTGTATTACTTAAAATAAGAGAGCGCATTCCGTTTCAGCTGCTGGCTGTCCATATCAACCATAAAATAAGAAAGGAAGCAGAGGAAGACGCTGCATATGTCGAGACGCTGTGCAGGCAGTGGAATTGTCCCTACTATTATATAGAAGAAAACGTGGAAGAATATGCCAGAGTACAGCATATTTCCACGGAGGAGGCGGGGCGCATTGTCCGCTATGGGGCATTTGCGGATGTTCTTGCAGGGGCAGGCGCGCCGGATGGCAAGATCGCAGTCGCTCATAATCAGAATGATAATGCGGAGACGGTATTGTTCCACCTGTTTAGAGGGACAGGGATTGCGGGTCTGTCGGGTATCCGGGCGGTGCGGGGAAATATCATAAGACCGCTTCTGTGTGCGACCCGGGAGGAAATTGAGGAATTTCTTGGAAAAAATCAGATTGCCTATTGTATAGATAAAACAAATAGCGAGGATACTTATACAAGAAACCGAATCCGGCATCATATCGTATCCTATGCCCAAAAAGAGATCTGTGAAAGAGCGGTGTCCCATATATATGAAACCAGCATTATAGCAGGGGAGGCGGAAACGTTTATCCGTGAGAGTGCAGGCAAGGCACTTTCAGGATGCGCGAAGTATTTACAGCGGGAAATCATACTGGATGTGGCAGTTTTCATGAGAGAAGACCCTTTCCTGCAAAAGCAAATGTTGCTGCTGGCAATGGAGGATGTCGTGGGCAGCAGAAAAAATATCACGGCAGTGCATGTAAGCATGTTATTACAGATGTTTTACAGAGATGGGAACGCGAGTGTGCAGCTTCCGGGCGGTATGGCCGTTTATCGGGAATATGACAAAGTGCGGCTTACCTGCGGCGAAACTGTTGAGAGAGCAGATGACCAGGGGGATAAAAAACAGCTTGTTATTCCGGGTGTTACCTGGTACCAGGGCATGGCGTTTGAGGCCAGTCTGTTATCCTGTGAAAAAAGCCAAATTATTCCCGTAAAAACATATACGAAATGGTTTGATTATGATAAAATAATTAAATCTTTGATGCTCCGAACGCGGCAAACCGGCGATTATCTGCAGGCCTATGCGAATGGCGGCAAAAAATCGCTGAAAGCATATTATATAGAAGAAAAGATACCGAGAGCACAAAGAGATCATATCCCTGTCCTGGCAGACGGAGATCATATCCTGTGGGTAGTCGGACAGCGGATCAGTGAGTATTATAAAGTAGACAAAGAGACAAAGACCGTATTACAGATACAGGTCACAGGAGGAACTACAGATGGCGGAAAAGATCAGAGTACTGTTGACAGAGAAAGAAGTTGA
- a CDS encoding methyl-accepting chemotaxis protein, which translates to MGINQTGTQRKKTGQAAQLKKLVIEVIAAVALGIVMLIVFTLSTFVLSSVQEEQLNVSIALNQYRLGSKALTYAVQSYAATQDQKYYDAYLRELNEDKNRDKALAILETCRITEEEWGKLAEIASLSDNLVPLEEEAIAHAGNGDVESAMNAVFSPEYGSVIDEISELTDQTITEIENRKEEIVKMLKLAKILIEIIFVIAFSYVVWGIIRITQFANRELLIPIKKISTQMEALARGDFSMEMDMRQDDSEVGKMVGAAAFMRINLYQMIKEISEVLEQMGGGDYNIQINQEYVGEFVRIKESFLKIAEKMRDMLTTIRDAVGEIDKGAEQLASAAEDLAEGSTNQAVQLTDVVEAFKILSASMEENVVGAEESVEISNRAGGTLQRSNEKMQELKEAIGEISKCSEQIGTIINAIEDIASQTNLLSLNASIEAARAGEAGRGFAVVAEQVKNLSEESSKAVGRTTKLIETTIQAVEKGISIADETAANLDEVMEGAQMAIGKMEQIAELLKQDVTSMHNVDDSISQVSAIVDNNSATSEETAAVSEQQKAQVDTMVELMNKFNI; encoded by the coding sequence ATGGGAATAAACCAAACAGGAACACAGAGGAAAAAGACCGGTCAGGCCGCACAGCTTAAGAAACTGGTGATTGAGGTAATTGCCGCAGTAGCCTTGGGGATTGTGATGCTGATCGTATTTACCTTGTCTACATTTGTTTTGTCATCTGTTCAGGAGGAACAGCTTAATGTTTCTATTGCGTTGAATCAATATCGGCTCGGCTCGAAAGCACTGACTTATGCCGTACAATCCTATGCGGCGACACAAGATCAGAAATATTATGACGCTTATCTGAGAGAGCTGAATGAAGATAAAAACAGAGATAAGGCATTGGCGATTTTGGAAACTTGCCGGATCACGGAAGAAGAATGGGGGAAACTGGCAGAGATTGCCTCTTTGTCGGACAATTTAGTGCCTTTGGAAGAGGAGGCGATTGCGCACGCCGGAAACGGAGACGTAGAGTCTGCAATGAACGCCGTGTTCAGCCCGGAATATGGCAGTGTGATCGATGAGATCAGTGAGCTGACAGATCAGACAATCACAGAAATTGAAAACCGGAAAGAAGAAATTGTCAAAATGCTGAAATTGGCAAAGATATTGATCGAGATCATATTTGTAATTGCATTCTCTTATGTTGTATGGGGGATTATCAGAATTACACAGTTTGCCAACAGAGAGCTTCTGATACCAATTAAGAAAATTTCGACGCAGATGGAAGCGCTTGCCAGAGGAGACTTCAGCATGGAAATGGATATGCGTCAGGATGACAGTGAGGTCGGAAAAATGGTAGGAGCCGCCGCATTTATGCGCATCAACCTGTACCAGATGATCAAAGAAATATCGGAAGTTTTGGAGCAGATGGGCGGCGGTGATTACAACATACAGATTAATCAGGAATATGTCGGTGAATTTGTTCGTATCAAAGAGTCTTTCCTTAAGATTGCAGAAAAGATGCGGGATATGTTGACAACAATCCGCGATGCAGTCGGAGAAATTGACAAGGGAGCAGAGCAGCTGGCATCAGCAGCGGAGGATCTGGCTGAAGGAAGTACGAATCAGGCCGTACAGTTGACAGATGTCGTGGAGGCGTTCAAGATATTATCTGCCAGCATGGAGGAAAACGTAGTCGGAGCGGAGGAGTCTGTTGAGATTTCCAATCGTGCAGGCGGCACATTACAGAGAAGCAATGAGAAAATGCAGGAGTTAAAAGAAGCCATTGGCGAAATTAGCAAATGCAGCGAACAGATTGGCACAATCATTAATGCGATTGAAGACATTGCTTCTCAGACGAATCTCTTATCGCTAAATGCTTCTATTGAGGCGGCGAGAGCAGGGGAAGCAGGTAGAGGGTTTGCCGTGGTTGCAGAGCAGGTGAAAAACCTGTCCGAAGAATCGTCAAAAGCTGTGGGAAGAACGACAAAACTCATTGAGACAACGATTCAGGCTGTGGAAAAAGGTATCTCTATTGCGGATGAGACAGCGGCAAATCTTGATGAAGTCATGGAAGGCGCTCAAATGGCGATCGGAAAAATGGAGCAGATCGCAGAATTGCTGAAGCAGGATGTAACTAGTATGCATAATGTGGATGATAGTATTTCTCAGGTATCGGCGATTGTGGACAACAATTCCGCCACATCCGAGGAAACTGCTGCAGTCAGTGAACAGCAGAAAGCGCAAGTGGACACAATGGTAGAGCTGATGAATAAGTTTAACATCTGA
- a CDS encoding alpha-glycosidase translates to MEFDRFLKAQQQQEYVANMRPVFRKKALFSDTTQNYVIPQEPAPYDEITVRFRSGRRNIDRVYFVCKGQKELMMLESSDEQFDYYAVKVQLENEPLVYYFEIKAGKIICCYDMRGAVKSAEEHFCFRVYPGFRTPSWAKGAVMYQIFTDRFYNGDPSNDVLTNEYRYIGEPVVKAEDWDAYPDSMDVRRFYGGDLQGIIDKLDYLENLGIDVIYLNPIFVSPSNHKYDIQDYDYVDPHLGKIVKEEGELLQPHERENRLAGRYITRVTDKENLEASNRLFAKLVEEIHKRGMKVILDGVFNHCGSFNKWMDRERIYENAKGYEKGAYVSPDSPYRNYFRFYETDKWPYNHTYDGWWGHDTLPKLNYEGSRELYDYVLRVAKKWLSAPYCVDGWRLDVAADLAHSPEENHKFWQEFRRAVKGVNPEALILAEHYGSPESWLRGNEWDSVMNYDAFMEPVSWFLTGMQKHSDDYRADLYGNAFSFWETMKYHNVDYTMPSWQVAMNELSNHDHSRFLTRTNHKVGRTNTLGPEAANEGISKPVFREAVLLQMTWIGAPTIYYGDEAGVCGFTDPDNRRTYPWGHEDKELIEFHRQMIRIHKENPEFIWGSLLRLHDDYNVIAYGRFVKEEQSVVILNNNETEIKKEISVWEAGIPKEVILEQLIMTDQSGFTTKAVYYPVRSGKVSITLPPTSAVVLKHKKKEKRGFLQFL, encoded by the coding sequence ATGGAATTTGACCGATTTCTGAAAGCGCAGCAGCAGCAGGAATATGTTGCCAATATGCGTCCGGTATTTCGAAAAAAAGCGCTTTTTAGTGATACGACACAAAATTATGTAATACCCCAGGAACCGGCGCCCTACGACGAAATCACAGTGAGATTTCGTTCTGGAAGAAGAAATATTGACAGAGTTTATTTTGTCTGTAAGGGACAAAAGGAATTGATGATGTTGGAGTCATCAGATGAACAGTTTGACTACTATGCGGTGAAAGTACAGTTGGAGAATGAACCGTTAGTCTATTATTTTGAGATAAAAGCGGGAAAGATCATTTGTTGTTATGATATGCGGGGAGCGGTAAAGAGCGCAGAGGAGCACTTTTGCTTCCGCGTCTATCCAGGCTTTCGAACGCCTTCCTGGGCAAAAGGGGCGGTTATGTATCAGATATTTACAGACCGCTTTTATAACGGAGATCCTTCTAATGACGTTCTGACAAATGAATATCGGTATATCGGGGAACCAGTCGTAAAAGCGGAAGACTGGGATGCATATCCGGACAGTATGGATGTGCGTAGATTTTATGGCGGAGATTTGCAGGGAATTATCGATAAGCTCGATTATCTGGAAAATCTGGGGATAGATGTGATCTATTTAAATCCCATTTTTGTCTCTCCTTCCAATCATAAATACGATATTCAGGACTATGATTATGTTGACCCCCATTTGGGAAAGATTGTGAAAGAAGAGGGGGAATTGCTTCAGCCGCATGAAAGGGAAAACAGGCTTGCAGGCCGTTATATTACAAGAGTGACAGATAAGGAAAATCTGGAAGCGAGCAATCGATTATTTGCAAAACTTGTGGAGGAAATCCACAAGCGGGGAATGAAAGTCATACTTGATGGCGTGTTCAATCATTGCGGTTCCTTTAACAAGTGGATGGACCGGGAGCGGATCTATGAAAACGCTAAAGGGTATGAAAAAGGCGCATATGTTTCGCCGGACAGTCCATATCGGAATTACTTTCGCTTTTATGAGACAGACAAGTGGCCTTACAATCATACATATGATGGATGGTGGGGCCATGACACGCTTCCGAAACTGAATTATGAAGGTTCCAGAGAACTATATGATTATGTCTTACGAGTGGCGAAAAAATGGTTATCAGCGCCTTATTGTGTGGATGGCTGGAGACTGGATGTGGCGGCGGATCTGGCCCACAGCCCGGAAGAGAATCACAAATTCTGGCAGGAGTTTCGCAGGGCAGTAAAAGGCGTCAATCCCGAGGCGCTGATTCTGGCGGAGCATTATGGAAGCCCGGAGAGCTGGCTGAGAGGAAATGAGTGGGATTCCGTCATGAATTATGATGCTTTTATGGAACCGGTTTCCTGGTTCCTGACCGGGATGCAGAAGCACAGTGATGATTATCGGGCGGATCTGTACGGAAATGCGTTCAGCTTCTGGGAGACTATGAAATATCACAATGTTGATTATACGATGCCGTCCTGGCAGGTTGCCATGAATGAACTGTCCAATCACGACCATTCGCGCTTTTTGACAAGGACGAATCACAAGGTTGGACGAACGAATACATTGGGGCCGGAGGCAGCCAATGAAGGAATCAGCAAACCGGTATTCCGGGAAGCGGTACTGTTACAGATGACATGGATTGGAGCTCCTACGATCTACTATGGAGATGAAGCCGGTGTATGCGGATTTACGGACCCGGATAACAGACGCACCTATCCCTGGGGGCATGAGGATAAAGAGCTGATTGAATTTCACAGGCAGATGATACGAATTCATAAGGAAAACCCGGAATTTATCTGGGGGTCTTTATTGAGACTGCATGATGATTACAATGTGATCGCATATGGCAGATTCGTAAAAGAGGAACAGTCTGTTGTCATATTGAATAATAATGAGACAGAAATAAAGAAAGAAATCAGCGTATGGGAGGCCGGCATTCCAAAGGAAGTGATCCTGGAGCAGCTGATTATGACGGATCAGAGTGGTTTTACGACAAAAGCGGTTTATTATCCGGTAAGATCGGGAAAAGTGTCGATTACATTGCCGCCTACGTCCGCTGTTGTACTCAAACACAAAAAGAAAGAAAAAAGAGGTTTCCTGCAATTTCTGTGA
- a CDS encoding ribokinase produces MRVLNFGSLNYDYVYKVDHAVLPGETLSSFGMETFLGGKGLNQSISLARAGVPVYHAGMIGEDGQQFLDTCRKSNVDTTFIRQIPGKSGHTIIQLDKNAQNCILLFGGSNRSITKEFVDEVLANFEKGDILLLQNEVNELDYIIDKAYERGMQIALNPSPLDSALDACDLTKISVFLLNEIEGGQISGEKEPDKILDVMMNKFPEAKVVLTLGSDGAVYRDKTQTCRQEIYKVQAVDTTAAGDTFTGYFIASMLENMPVQEALKMCARASSITVSRMGATDSIPTMEEVKAAMV; encoded by the coding sequence ATGAGGGTATTGAATTTTGGGTCATTGAATTATGACTATGTATATAAAGTAGATCACGCGGTATTGCCGGGAGAGACACTGAGTTCATTCGGGATGGAAACGTTCCTTGGCGGAAAAGGATTGAATCAGTCAATCTCTCTTGCAAGAGCCGGTGTACCTGTTTATCATGCCGGTATGATTGGGGAAGATGGACAGCAATTTCTTGATACATGCAGGAAAAGCAATGTAGATACGACATTTATCAGGCAAATTCCAGGCAAGAGTGGGCATACGATCATACAGTTAGATAAAAATGCACAAAATTGTATCCTTCTTTTTGGAGGCAGCAACCGCAGCATCACGAAAGAATTTGTGGATGAAGTACTTGCAAATTTTGAAAAGGGAGATATTCTCTTATTGCAGAATGAAGTCAATGAACTGGACTATATCATTGACAAGGCGTATGAACGCGGTATGCAGATCGCATTGAATCCTTCTCCGCTCGACAGCGCACTGGATGCCTGTGATCTGACGAAGATTTCTGTATTCCTTCTGAATGAGATTGAGGGAGGGCAGATTTCCGGAGAGAAGGAACCGGATAAAATTTTGGATGTGATGATGAATAAATTTCCGGAGGCAAAAGTTGTCTTGACTCTTGGCTCGGATGGGGCTGTTTATCGTGATAAAACCCAGACATGCAGGCAGGAAATCTATAAAGTACAGGCGGTAGATACGACAGCGGCGGGAGATACCTTTACCGGATACTTCATTGCATCCATGTTAGAAAATATGCCGGTTCAGGAAGCACTTAAAATGTGTGCCAGAGCTTCTTCTATCACTGTGTCACGGATGGGGGCTACAGATTCCATTCCAACGATGGAGGAAGTAAAAGCGGCGATGGTGTAA